From the Desulfolucanica intricata genome, one window contains:
- a CDS encoding phage holin family protein yields the protein MNTFLNNFKIMLVLLGGVLGWLLGGFDSLAYALIAFVVIDYFTGVLLAIYEKKVSSTIGFKGIYKKVLIFALISLGNIIDQYIIGSGSSLRTMLILFYLSNEGISILENAAKMEVPFPQKLKDILQQISNTDKK from the coding sequence GTGAATACGTTTTTAAATAATTTTAAAATAATGCTTGTTCTATTAGGGGGTGTTCTAGGATGGTTACTAGGAGGCTTTGATTCTTTGGCCTACGCGTTGATTGCGTTTGTGGTAATTGATTATTTTACCGGTGTTCTGCTGGCGATTTATGAAAAAAAAGTTTCAAGTACTATAGGATTTAAAGGTATCTACAAAAAGGTATTGATATTTGCCCTGATCTCATTGGGAAATATCATCGACCAATATATCATCGGTTCTGGCAGTTCTCTCAGAACAATGCTAATCCTGTTTTATCTGTCCAATGAAGGCATCAGCATACTTGAAAACGCTGCTAAAATGGAAGTACCGTTTCCGCAAAAACTGAAAGACATTCTACAACAGATTAGTAATACCGATAAAAAATAA